One segment of Natronosalvus halobius DNA contains the following:
- the dcd gene encoding dCTP deaminase yields the protein MILSDADILDRLEAGDLVVEPIDDYDLQIQPASVDLRLGSRFLEFQRTNIPCIHPNEEREVDDYVTETVVEDGEDFILHPGDFVLGTTHERVEIPADLIAHVEGRSSLGRLAVVVHATAGLCDPGYRGQITLELSNLGSAPVALSPGMRISQLTFTELKTPADRPYGSERGSKYQDQDGPQASRIQRDDEFGGDQLDRREE from the coding sequence ATGATCCTCTCGGACGCGGACATCCTCGACCGACTCGAGGCGGGCGACCTCGTAGTCGAGCCGATAGACGACTACGACCTGCAGATCCAGCCGGCGAGCGTCGACCTCCGGCTAGGGAGTCGATTCCTCGAATTCCAGCGCACGAACATCCCCTGCATTCACCCGAACGAAGAACGCGAGGTCGACGACTACGTCACCGAGACCGTCGTCGAGGACGGTGAGGACTTCATCCTCCACCCCGGCGACTTCGTGCTAGGGACGACCCACGAGCGCGTCGAGATTCCGGCGGACCTGATCGCCCACGTCGAGGGGCGTTCGTCCCTTGGACGCCTCGCCGTGGTGGTACACGCCACGGCCGGCCTGTGCGACCCGGGGTATCGAGGCCAGATCACCCTCGAGCTTTCGAACCTCGGGAGTGCCCCGGTCGCCCTCTCGCCGGGGATGCGGATCTCACAGCTCACCTTCACGGAGCTGAAGACGCCAGCGGATCGACCCTACGGAAGCGAACGCGGTTCGAAGTACCAGGACCAGGACGGCCCGCAGGCCTCCCGAATCCAGCGCGACGACGAGTTCGGCGGCGATCAGCTCGACCGTCGCGAGGAGTGA
- a CDS encoding thiamine-phosphate synthase family protein codes for MKFVEEIVVEEFLPTIRSQLAGELRERGLTQSEVAEVLGISQSAVSKYAHGDVATNDRIADDDRVQELVTRLGEGLSSGDMSPVQALVEIEVLVRDLESPGDLLATLHETSVPQLAEHDASFRVHDPESAVRSSERVRSSLRRGLRILENASGFAGLIPAVGSNLVACVPDAEDVDDVAGVPGRIFDVKGRATVPGEPEFGVSEHVATVLLAARRHGSDAAAAVNVRYDPALLDALAERGHDLAEFDESGDVASSVGAAIEETPEATVLYQTGGEGIEPLTYVLGPDAEAVARTIRELV; via the coding sequence ATGAAATTCGTCGAAGAGATCGTCGTCGAGGAGTTCCTGCCGACGATCCGCTCACAGCTCGCGGGAGAGCTTCGCGAGCGAGGATTGACCCAGAGCGAGGTCGCCGAGGTCCTCGGGATCAGCCAGAGCGCCGTCTCGAAGTACGCCCACGGCGACGTCGCCACGAACGACCGCATCGCCGACGACGACCGCGTCCAGGAACTCGTGACGCGACTCGGCGAGGGACTCTCGAGCGGTGATATGTCGCCGGTCCAGGCGCTCGTCGAGATCGAAGTGCTCGTGCGCGACCTCGAGAGTCCCGGCGACCTGCTGGCGACGCTCCACGAGACGTCCGTCCCGCAACTGGCCGAACACGACGCGAGCTTTCGCGTTCACGACCCCGAGAGTGCCGTCCGTTCGAGCGAGCGGGTTCGGTCCTCGCTCCGACGCGGGCTGCGTATCCTCGAGAACGCGAGCGGCTTCGCCGGCCTGATTCCGGCGGTGGGGTCGAACCTCGTCGCTTGCGTCCCCGACGCCGAGGACGTCGACGACGTGGCGGGCGTCCCCGGGCGGATCTTCGACGTAAAGGGGCGGGCGACGGTCCCTGGAGAGCCCGAGTTCGGCGTCTCCGAGCACGTGGCCACAGTGCTCCTTGCCGCGCGACGTCACGGCAGCGACGCGGCGGCCGCGGTGAACGTCCGGTACGATCCCGCGCTCCTGGACGCGCTGGCCGAGCGCGGCCACGACCTCGCGGAGTTCGACGAATCGGGCGATGTCGCCTCGAGCGTCGGGGCGGCCATCGAGGAGACGCCGGAGGCGACCGTCCTCTACCAGACCGGCGGCGAGGGCATCGAACCCCTCACCTACGTGCTGGGTCCGGACGCGGAGGCGGTTGCGAGGACGATCCGAGAGCTGGTCTGA
- a CDS encoding class I SAM-dependent methyltransferase: MADEDAQAFYSRWARLYDLLATRTPGIVTLRRQAALACRLEPGDTVVEMGCGTGANLTYLREQVGPRGTVIGLDFTRGVLERARVATAEYDNVHVVRADATQPPIPDEDGVDAILATFVVGMLDEPARAVDQWCDALAPGGHLVLVNAGRSRRWYAPPVNALFGIVVALSTPPTTRLRYDRDLSGQLDRKVRDAHDRLRAQSGAVAHETYTGGVVRLTGGRID; encoded by the coding sequence ATGGCAGACGAGGATGCACAGGCGTTCTACAGCCGCTGGGCGCGTCTGTACGACCTGCTGGCCACGCGAACGCCCGGCATCGTCACCCTCAGGCGTCAGGCCGCCCTCGCCTGTCGGCTCGAACCGGGCGACACCGTGGTCGAGATGGGGTGTGGAACGGGTGCCAACCTGACCTACCTTCGCGAGCAGGTCGGCCCCAGGGGGACCGTCATCGGGCTCGACTTCACCCGGGGTGTACTCGAGCGAGCGCGCGTAGCGACGGCCGAGTACGACAACGTCCACGTCGTCCGGGCGGACGCGACCCAGCCGCCGATTCCCGACGAGGACGGGGTCGACGCGATCCTCGCCACCTTCGTCGTCGGCATGCTCGACGAGCCGGCTCGAGCGGTCGACCAGTGGTGTGACGCGCTCGCGCCAGGAGGCCACCTCGTCCTCGTCAACGCCGGTCGGAGCAGGCGCTGGTACGCTCCGCCCGTCAACGCGCTCTTCGGGATCGTCGTCGCCCTGTCGACCCCGCCGACGACGCGGCTTCGCTACGATCGCGACCTCTCGGGACAGCTCGACCGAAAGGTTCGAGACGCCCACGATCGGCTCCGCGCGCAGTCGGGTGCGGTCGCCCACGAGACGTACACCGGCGGCGTCGTGCGGTTGACTGGCGGGCGAATCGACTGA
- a CDS encoding acyl-CoA thioesterase produces MTDLATDLPFIVDVPIRYRDLDPFNHVNNAVYVTYLESARAAYLEAVADLAAEDYGFVVANLEIDYERSITMGQDVVVATGTTNLGTSSWTMGYEIYADGTRAAIAETTLVCVDAETRSSIPIPDSMRQRIVEYEGFEG; encoded by the coding sequence ATGACCGATCTCGCGACCGACCTCCCGTTCATCGTCGACGTCCCGATCCGTTACCGTGATCTCGACCCCTTCAACCACGTCAACAACGCCGTCTACGTCACCTACCTCGAGTCGGCCCGGGCCGCGTACCTCGAGGCCGTCGCCGACCTCGCGGCCGAGGACTACGGATTCGTCGTTGCCAACCTCGAGATTGACTACGAGCGATCGATCACGATGGGCCAGGACGTCGTCGTCGCGACGGGAACGACGAATCTGGGCACCTCGAGCTGGACGATGGGCTACGAGATCTACGCCGACGGGACTCGTGCGGCGATCGCGGAGACGACCCTCGTGTGCGTCGACGCCGAAACCCGATCGTCGATCCCGATACCGGATTCGATGCGCCAGCGAATCGTCGAGTACGAGGGGTTCGAGGGCTGA
- a CDS encoding cobalamin B12-binding domain-containing protein, whose protein sequence is MSEQETRSIRCLVAKVGLDGHDRGAHVIARAFRDAGFEVIYSGLHKAPAEIVQAAVQEDVDVLGISILSGAHKTLVPKIMDGLEEYDAAEDTLVLVGGVIPEEDKAALQAEGVAAVFGPGTSIEETVEFVRENAPER, encoded by the coding sequence ATGAGCGAACAGGAAACGCGATCGATCCGGTGTCTCGTGGCGAAGGTCGGCCTGGACGGCCACGACCGCGGGGCCCACGTCATCGCTCGAGCGTTCCGCGACGCCGGCTTCGAGGTCATTTACTCCGGACTGCACAAGGCGCCCGCCGAAATCGTCCAGGCGGCCGTCCAGGAGGACGTCGACGTCCTCGGCATCTCGATCCTCTCGGGAGCCCACAAGACGCTGGTCCCGAAGATCATGGACGGCCTCGAGGAGTACGACGCCGCCGAGGACACCCTCGTCCTGGTCGGTGGCGTGATCCCCGAGGAGGACAAGGCAGCGCTGCAAGCGGAGGGCGTCGCCGCCGTCTTCGGACCCGGCACCTCGATCGAGGAGACCGTCGAGTTCGTCCGCGAGAACGCCCCCGAGCGATGA